The genomic region CGCTGTGGCACCAGGCCCATGATGCTCTTCATCGTGGTGGTCTTGCCTGCCCCGTTGCGGCCGAGCAGCGTCACCACCTCGCCTTCGCGCACGTCGAAATCGACACCGTGCAGGATGTGGCTCTCGCCGTACCAGGCGTGCAGGTTGCGGACCTCAAGCATCGACCGTTCCCAGATAGGCGGAGATGACCTCCGGATTGTTGGACACGGCGGCGTAGTCGCCTTCCGCCAGGACGCGGCCACGGGTCAGCACCGTCAGCGTGTCGCACAGCCCTTCCACCACCGAGAGATTGTGCTCCACCATCAGGATGGTGCGGCCGCGGCGGACCCGCCGGATCAGCGCCACGATCCGTTCCACGTCCTCGTGCGTCATGCCCGCGGTCGGCTCGTCGAGCAGCATCATCTCCGGATCGAGGGCGAGCGTGGTCGCGATTTCCAGCGCCCGCTTGCGGCCATAGGACAGGGCAACCGCGGGCGTATCGACATGATCCCCCAGCCCCACGTCCTCGAGCAGTTCGCGCGCACGGTGGTCGTAATGGTGCAGCACCTCTTCGCTGCGCCAGAAATCGAAGCTGCCGCCGCGGGCGCGCTGCAGCGCCACCCGCACGTTTTCCAGCGCGCTCAGATGGGCGAACACCGCCGAGATCTGGAAGCTGCGCACCAGCCCCAGCCGCGCCACCTCGGCCGGCCGCATCCCGGTGATGTCACGGTCCTTGAAGTGGATGGTCCCGCGCGTCGGCTGCAGGAACTTGGTCAGCAGGTTGAAGCAGGTGGTCTTGCCGGCCCCGTTCGGGCCGATCAGCGCGTGGATCGTTCCGGCCCGCACCCGCAAGGTGACATCGTTCACGGCGATGAAGCCGCGAAACTCCTTGGTCAGCCCCTCCGTCGCCAGGATGATGTCGGACACCCCCGGACGCCTCCCATTATTTTCGTCAACCCTGATTTGCATAAGGCCGGGCCCAGCGCAAGATTGTCTGAGCGCAACCAACAGTAAAACCTCGGGCAGATGACATGAAAGCGTTGTGCATCGCAGCGTAAGCGTCATTCATGACTGCCCGTTGCCTCCCGACGGCGCGGATGCCCTTCGAGTCATTTCATGAACAGTGACTCCATCCCCAACGCGGCTGCCACGGGGCGGCTGGTCAGCACGTCCGGAAACCGGACGCCCCATGTCGGCAAAGCCGACACCCCACCCGAGATGAAACCCGCCGGAGGCGGGAAACACGCCGCCCAGAGCATGGCATGACAGTTGCAGTGCGCGGGCCGTCCGCAATACGGCCCGGCTGCTGCGCCCTGGCCGCCAGTGATGGAGGCCGACATGACGCGCGCCGCGCCGGGACGGGAAAGTCCCGTCGCAGTCGTGGCACGGGCGCCGGAGATGGTGGCCCGGTTCAGGCACTGCGGCGGGAGCATCCACTGCATGAACCGCCGCGTTGCCCTCCGCCTGGGAAGAAGATCCCCAACGTGTTTACAACCACTGATATTTCTAGGCTGCGTGCCCTCACGTCGCTATATGAGCCCCGCCACAGCTCGAGGATTTTCGCCGCCGCCCTCCGGGGCTGAGACCGGAGCCGGTCGCGCATATCGCATATCCGGATGACCCTCCCCTCCCCCCCGGGCCTTCGCGCCGTGCTCCCGGTGCTGGCCGTCGTGCCGCTGCTCGCCGCCTGCACTCTCGGCCCTGCCTATCAGCGGCCCGATGCCGCCCAGCCCGTCGCGTGGCAGGCAGATGCGCCGGCCGGCGCCCCGGTCTGGCCCGCGGCGGACTGGTGGAAGGGTTTTCGCTCCGCCGAGCTCGATGCCCTGATCGCCCAGGCGCAGACGGCCAATTTCGACATCGCCGCCGCCACCGCGCGCATCCGCCAGGCCGATGCGGCGCTGCGCATTGCCGGCGCCCCGCTGCTGCCTTCGGTCAGCGCCACCGGTCAGGAAACCTGGAACCGCGTGGCGCTGTCCCGCCGCACCGGTTCCAGCAGCCTCGGCGGCATCTCCAAAAGCACCTATTACGAAACCCGCAACTACGAGCTCAGCCTCTCGGCCTCCTACGAGATCGACCTGTGGGGCCGGCTGCGCGCCACGCGTGATGCGGCGCTCGGCACGGCGCTGGCCAGCCGCTTCGACCAGCAGACGGTGGCGCTGACCGCGGTCACCGGGGTCGCCAACGCCTGGTTCCAGGTGCTGGCGCTGCAGGACCGGCTGGACATCGCCGAGCGCAACCTCCGCGACGCCGAGACGACGCTGCGCGCCATCGAAGGCCGCGCCTCGGTCGGCACCGCCTCCCTGCTCGACGTCTCCCAACAGCAGGCGCTGGTGGCCGGGCTGCGGGCGCAGGTGCCGGCGCTGCGCAGTCAGCTGACGCAACAGCTCAACGGGCTGGGCATCCTGACCGGCCAGTTGCCCGAGGCGATCACCGCCCGCCCGGGCACGCTGAACACGCTGGCCCTGCCGGAAGTCGCCCCCGGCCTGCCCTCCGAACTGCTGGCCCGCCGCCCCGACATCGCCAATGCCGAGGCGCAGCTCATGGCGGCGAACGCGGATATCCGGGTGGCGCGCGCCGCCTTCTTCCCGCAGGTGCCGCTGACCCTGTCGGGCGGCTGGCAGGTCTACAGCGTCAACGCCCTGTTCGGCCCGGGCTCGCTGTTCGCCCAGGCCGCCATCGGCGCCACCCAGCAGATCTTCAACAACGGCCAGCTCTCCGCCCAGCTCGAACAGCAGAAGGCCCGCTACGACGAACTGGTCGCCACCTACCGCAAGGCGGTGGTGCAGGCCTTCACCGATGTCGAGAACGCCCTCGCCGCCTATCGCTACACCACCGAGCAGGAACGGCTGGAGCGCGACGCCGTCACCACCGCGCAGCGTGCCGCCGACATCGCCCGCGCCCAGTTGCTGGCCGGCACCAGCGACATCGTGCAGGTGCTGCAGGCGCAGACCACGCTGTTCAACAACCTCGACCTGCTGGCGCAGGTGCGGCTGACCCGGTTCCAGGCGCTGGTGGACCTGTACAAGGCGCTCGGCGGCGGTTGGACTCGCGACGCGACGGCCCCACCTGAAACCAAACTGTTCCAGGGCGTCCTATGAGCTTCCCCCAACCCGATCGTGAGCTGTGATGCGCCGTCTGCTGATCCTGCTGCTCGTCCTCGGCGCCATCGGGGGAGGCGTGTACTGGTGGACGCATCTGCGCGTGCCGTCGGCGCCGCCCGTTGCCCAGGGCGGGCGCAGCGGACGCCCCATGGGGGGACCGGCCGACATCATTCCCGTGCTGGTCGCCCCGGCCGGCCGGCAGGACGTGCCGATCTACCTGGAGGGCCTGGGCACCGTGCAGGCTTCCGCCACCGTCACCGTCAGGGCGATGGTGGACGGCCCGCTGCTGGAAGTGCGGTTCCGCGAGGGCCAGGACGTGCGCGCGGGCGACGTGCTGGCGCGGATCGACCCGCGCACCTATCAGGCCGCGCTCGACCAGGCGATCGCCAAGAAGAAGCAGGACGAGGCGCAACTGGCCAATGCGCGGCTGGACGCCGCCCGCTACGCCAAGCTGGCGAGCACCAATTTCATCTCGGCGCAGCAGGCCGACACCGCGCGCGCCCAGGTGGCGCAACTGGAGGCTCAGGTGCAGTCCGATCAGGCACAGATCGACAGCGCCCGCACCCAGCTTTCCTACACCACCATCACCGCCCCGATCGAAGGCCGCGTCGGCTTCCGTCAGGTCGATGCCGGCAACATCGTCCGCGCCGGTGACCAGACCGGGCTCGCGGTGATCACCACGCTGCGGCCGATCCTGGTGCAGTTCACCCTGCCGCAGCAGGCACTGGCCCAGGTGGCAGCCGCCATGGCCGAGGGTCCGGCCGAGGTGCTGGCGGTGCCGCAGGACACCGCGCCGGTGCCGACCCGCCCGGTGCTCGACCGCGGCGTCCTCACGGTGCTCGACAACCAGGTGGATGCCGCCACCGGCACCATCCGCCTGCGCGCCCGCTTCCCCAACGAGCGCCTCGCGCTCTGGCCGGGCGCCTTCGTGACCGCGCGGCTGAAGGTCGAAACCCTGCGCGACACCACCGTGGTGCCGCCGGTCGCGGTGCAGCGCGGGCCGCAGGGGCCTTATGTCTATGTCGCCAACGCCAATGACACCGCCTCGCGCCGGCTGGTGAAGGTGGGACACGAGGACATGCTGCTCGCCGTCGTCACCGAGGGGCTGGCCCCGGGGGAGCAGGTCGTGGTGGACGGCGCCTCGCGCCTGACCGACGGCGCGAAGATCAGCATCGTCCGGCCATCCGGAGCCGAGCCGCCCGCGTCGCAGCCACGCCGCGGGCCGCCGGAAACCGCGAGCCGGCGCGCCCCCGGCGCGACATGACCTGCGCGCCCCCCGCCGGGACGCGGTCGCCATGAACATCTCCGCCCCGTTCATCGCCCGCCCGATCGCGACCGGGCTGCTGGCGGTCGCGGTCATGCTGGCCGGGCTGCTCGGCTACCGGGCGCTGCCGGTCTCGGCGCTGCCGCAGGTCGATTTCCCCACCATCCAGGTCACCACCCAATTGCCGGGCGCCAACCCGGACACGGTGGCGACGCTGATCACCGCCTCGCTGGAGCGGCAGTTCGGCCAGATCCAGGGCCTGAGCACGATGACCTCCACCAGCTCGGAGGGCACCAGCCAGATCACCCTGCAATTCTCGCTCGAACGCAGCATCGACAGCGCGGCGCAGGACGTGCAGGCCGCCATCAACGCCTCGGCCGGCACGCTGCCGGTCAACCTGCCCTACCCGCCGGTCTATGCGAAGGTGAACCCGGCCGACGCGCCCATCCTGACCCTGGCGCTGATGTCGGAGGCGATCACGCTCGACCGGGTCAGCGACGCCGCGGATACGCTGCTGCAACCCAAGCTCAGCCAGATCGACGGCGTCGGCCGGGTCGCCGTGCAGGGCAACATGCGCCCGGCGGTGCGGGTGCGGGTCGATCCCGCGCGCCTCGCCGCCTACGGCCTGTCGCTCGAGGACGTGCGCAGCGCGGTCGCCGCGGCCAACGTGAACGGTGCCAAGGGCGGCTTCGACGGCCCCCGCCAGGCCTTCGCCCTGGACGCCAACGACCAGCTGGTCTCGCCGGAGGCCTATCGGGACCTGGTGATCGCCTGGCGCAGCACCGCCCCGGTGCGGCTGAGCGATGTCGGCAGCGTGATCGGGGGTGTGGAGAACGACCGCGTCGCCGCCTGGTACCACGGCCCCGACGGGCAGACCCGCAAGGCCGTGCTGCTGGACATCCAGCGCCAGCCCGGTGCCAACATCGTGCAGACCGTCGAGCGCATCCGGCAGGCCCTGCCCCAGTTGCAGCGCGCCATGCCCTCGGCGATCCGCATGGTGGTGGTCACCGACCGCACCGAGACGATCCGCGCCAGCGTCGCCGATGTCCAGTTCACCCTGGTCCTGGCGATCGTGCTGGTGGTGCTGGTGATCTACGTCTTCCTGCGCTCCTGGCGCGCCACCGCGATCCCGGCGGTGGCGCTGCCGTTGTCGCTGATCGGCACCTTCGGGGTGATGGCGCTGTGCGGCTACGGCCTGGACAACCTCTCGTTGATGGCCCTGACCGTCGCCACCGGCTTCGTGGTCGATGACGCCATCGTCATGATCGAGAACGTGGTCCGCTACATCGAGGCCGGGGAAGGCCCGCTCGCCGCCGCCTACAAGGGGGCGCGGCAGATCGGCTTCACCATCGTCTCGCTGACCGTCTCGCTGATCGCGGTGTTCATCCCGCTGCTGTTCATGACCGGCGTGGTCGGCCGGCTGTTCAGCGAATTCGCGGTGACGCTGTCGGTCGCGGTGGTGGTCTCGGCGGTGATCTCGCTCACGCTGACGCCGATGATGTGCGGGCGGCTGCTGCGCCCGTCGGCGGAGGAAAAGCCCGGCTGGGTGGCGCGCGCCTTCGATGCCGGATTCCACCGGCTGCTGGCCGGCTACGCCACCACCCTGCGCTGGTCGCTGCGGCATCAGACGCTGATGCTGGTGCTCGCCGCCGCCACCCTCGCCGGCACCGTCGCGCTCTATGTCGTGGTGCCGAAGGGCTTCCTGCCGCAGCAGGACACCGGCGTCATCGTCGCCGTCACCGAAGCGGCGCAGAGCATCTCCATCCCGCGCATGAGCGCCCTGCAGGAACGCGCCGCCGACATCGTCCGCGAGGACCCGGCGGTGGTCTCGGTGGCGAGCTTCGTCGGCGCCGGCGCGATCAATCCCACCCCCAACACCGGCCGCCTGACCATCGCGCTGAAGCCGCGCCGGCAGCGCGACGCGGACGCCGCGACCATTGCCGCCCGGCTGCAGCAGCGCCTCGCCGGGATCCCCGGCCTGTCGATCTTCATGCAGCCGGTGCAGGACATCCAGATCGGCACCCGCGTCAGCCGCACCCAGTACCAGTACACGCTGATGGACACCGACCCGGTGGAACTCAGCCGCTGGGCGCCGCGCCTGCTGGAGCGGCTGCGCGCGAGCCCGGTGCTGCGCGACGTCGCCAGCGACCAGCAGGACGAGGGCTTCCGCACCTTCGTGCGCATCGACCGCGACGCCGCGCTGCGGCTGGGGGTGTCGATGCAGGCAGTGCAGGACACGCTGTACGACGCCTTCGGCCAGCGCCAGATCTCCACCATCTTCGCCCAGGCCAACCAGTACCGCGTGGTGCTGGAGGCCGATCCGGCCTGGCAGGCCGATCCGAACGCGCTGCAGCGCCTGCGCGTGCCCGGCTCCGCCGCGACCGTGGGCAACAACCAGGTGCCGCTGTCGGCCATCGCCCGCATCGAGCGCGTCACCGCCCCGCTCGCCGTCACCCGACAGGCGCAGTTCCCCTCGGTGACGCTCAGCTTCAACCTCGCCCCCGACGCCTCGCTCGGGGAGGCGGTGCGGACGGTGGCCGAGGCCGAACAGGAGATCGGCCTGCCCGCCACCATCTCGGGCAATTATTCCGGCGACGCGGCCGAGTTCCAGAAATCACTGTCCAGCCAGCCCTGGCTGATCCTGGCCGCGGTCGTGGTGATCTACATCGTGCTCGGCGTGCTGTACGAAAGCCTGATCCACCCCGTCACCATTCTCTCCACCCTGCCCTCGGCCGGCATCGGCGCGCTGCTGGCGCTGATGCTGGTGGGGGAGGACCTGTCACTGGTGGCGCTGGTCGGGCTGGTGTTGCTGATGGGCATCGTCAAGAAGAACGCCATCATGATGGTGGACTTCGCCATCGAGGCCGAGCGCGAGCGCGGCATCGCCCCGGAAGCGGCGATCGAGGAGGCCAGCCTGCTGCGCTTCCGCCCGATCATGATGACGACGATGGCCGCCCTGCTCGGCGCGCTGCCGCTGGTGATCGAGCAGGGCACCGGCAGCGAGCTGCGCTTCCCGCTCGGCGTCACCATCGTCGGCGGGCTGCTGCTCAGCCAGGTGCTGACGCTCTACACCACGCCGGCGATTTATCTGGCCTTCGAGAAGCTGCGGCTGCGCTTCTTCCGCGCGCCACGGACCGCGCCGGCGGAATGACAGCGGCGGGGCTGCGATGAGTTTCTCCACCCCCTTCATCCTCCGTCCGGTCGCCACCGTCCTGCTGGCGATCGGCATCCTGCTGGCCGGCGCGGTCGCCTATCGCTTCCTGCCGGTGGCGGCGCTGCCGAGCGTGGACATCCCCACCGTGGTGGTCTTCGCCAGCCGCCCCGGCGCCGATCCGGAGACCATGGCGACCTCGATCGCCGCCCCGCTGGAACGCCGCCTTGGCGAGATCGCCGGCGTCACCGAGCTGACCTCCACCTCGGCGGTCGGCTCGACCAGCATCGTCGTGCAGTTCGACCTCAGCCGCGACATCGACGGCGCCGCCCACGACGTGCAGGCCGCCATCAACGCCGCCACCCCCGACCTGCCCTCCGACCTGCCGACCCGCCCGTATTTCCGCAAGTTCAACCCGGCGGAAATGCCGGTCATCACCCTCGCCCTGACCTCCGACACGCTGTCGCCGGCGCAGGTCTACGACGCCGCCGACAGCGTGCTCGCCCAGCGGCTGTCCCAGGTGGAGGGGGTCGCGGCGGTGCAGGTGAACGGCGCCGAGAAGCCGGCGGTGCGGGTGCGGCTCAATCCGGCGGCACTGGCCGCGGCGGGGCTCTCCGCCCAGGACGTCACCACCGCGATCCGGGCGGCCAACGTCAACGGGCCGCTCGGCGGCTTTCAGGGCCCGGACCGCGCCGAGACCATCGGGCTGAACAACCAACTGATGAAGGCGGCCGATTACCGTGGGCTGGTGCTGAAATCCAGCAACGGCGCCACGCTGCGCCTGTCCGATGTCGCCAGCGTGATCGATGGCGTCGCCAATACCCGCCTCGCCGCCTGGTTCGGCCGGCATCCGGCGATCCTGCTGAACGTCACCAAGACCGCCGGCGCCAACGTCATCGAGACGGTGGACCGGGTCAAGGCGGTGCTGCCGTTGCTGCAATCCTGGATGCCGCCGGACATCCACCTCACCATCCTCTCCGACCGCACCCAGAGCATCCGCGCCAGCGTCGACGACGTGCAGCTCACGCTGCTGATGTCGGTGGGGCTGGTGCTGATGGTGGTGGCGCTGTTCATGCGCCGGCTGGTGCCCACCATCGCCGCCATGGTCACCGTGCCGCTCTCGATCGCCGGGACGCTGGCGGCGATGTGGCTCTATGGCTTCTCGCTGAACAATTTCTCGCTGATGGCGCTGACTGTCGCCACCGGCTTCGTGGTCGACGACGCCATCGTCATGATCGAGAACATCGTCCGCCACATGGAACGCGGCACCCCGCCGCTGCAGGCGGCGATCGTGGGCGCGCGGCAGATCGGCTTCACCGTGGTGTCGATCAGCCTCTCGCTGGTGGCGGTGTTCATCCCCGTGCTGTTCATGGGCGGCATCCTCGGCCGGCTGTTCCACGAATTCGCCACCACCCTCACCCTCGCCATCGCCATCTCGGCCGTGGTGTCGCTGACGCTGACGCCGATGCTGTGCGGGCAGTTCATGCGGCCGGACCAGCCGGGGACCGCCGCGGCGCCCCGGCGGGCCAGCCTGTGGACGCGCCTCGACGCGCTGCTGGACCGCGGCTTCCGGCGCCTGCAGCACGGCTATGCCGACAGCCTGGCCTGGGCGCTGCGCTGGCGCTGGCTGATGCTGCTGGCGACCTTCGCCACCATCGGCCTGACCATCTGGCTCTACACCGCCGTGCCCAAGGGCTTCCTGCCGACACAGGATACCGGGCTGCTGCAGGGCTCCACCCTGGCCGGGCCGGAGATCTCCTTCGCCGCCATGACCGAGCGCCAGCGCGCCGTGGTGGAGGTGCTGCTTGCCGATCCGGCCATCGAGGCGGTGGGATCCACCATCGGCGTCAGCAGCGGCTGGGGGTCACAGAATCGCGGCCAGCTTACCATCGCACTCAAGCCTTACGCCCAACGCGGCGTCACCGCCGACCAGGTGATCGCACGGCTGCGGCCGCAGCTCGCCCGGGTCGGCGCCATGCAGACCTTCCTGTGGGCGGCGCAGGACATGCGTGGCGGCGGCCGCCAGGGGGCGGACAACCAGTTCGTGCTGCTCGGCCCCGACCTCGCCGAAGTGCGCCAGTGGTCGGAGCGGCTGACCGCCCGGTTGCGCGTCACCCCCGGCATCACCGACGTCTCCAGCGACCAGGACCGTGCCGGGCCGCAGGCCAACCTGGTGATCGACCGCGAGGCGGCAGCCCGGCTCGGCGTCTCGGTCAACGCGATCGACGCGGCGCTCGACAACGCCTTCGCGCAGCGCCAGGTCTCGATCATCTACACCGCCCGCAACCAGTACCGCGTGGTGGTCGAGGTCGATCCGCGGCTGCAGGACGATCCCACCGACCTGTTCCACCTGTTCGTGCCCGGCCGCAACGGCACCCAGGTGCCGATCGGCGCGGTGACCCGGCTGGAGCGCGGCTCGGCCCCGCTCGCGGTGCGCCACCAGGGCCAGTTCCCCGCCGCCACCATCAGCTACGGCACCGCGCCCGGCACCGCCGAAGGCAGCGCCGCCGCCGCCGTGCAGCAGGCGGCACTGGATCTGCGCATGCCCGACACGCTGCGCACCGATTTCGCCGGCAACGCCCGCTGGCTGGCGCAGAGCCTGAGCAGCCAGCCCTACCTGATCGGGGCCGCCTTCCTCGCGATCTACATCGTGCTCGGCGTGCTGTACGAAAGCCTGACCCAGCCGATCACCATCATCTCCACCCTGCCCTCGGCCGGGCTCGGAGCGCTGCTGGCGATGCTGGTCACCAATACGCCGCTCGGCATCATGGGCATCATCGGCATCCTGCTGCTGATGGGCATCGTGAAGAAAAACGCCATCATGATGATCGACTTCGCGCTGGAGCAGGAACGCCAGCACGGGCTCTCGCCGCAGCAGGCGATCCACGCCGCCTGCCTGGAACGCTTCCGCCCGATCATGATGACCACGCTCGCGGCCCTGCTCAGCGCGGTGCCGCTGGCGCTCGGCTTCGGCACCGGCGGGGAATTGCGCCAGCCACTCGGCATCGCCGTCATCGGCGGGCTGATCGTCAGCCAGGCCCTGACGCTCTATACCACGCCAATCATCTCCCTGGCCCTGCAGCGGCGGCGGTCCAAGGCAGTGCCCGCACCAGCGGAATAGCGGGGCGCTGCCCCGCCCCCGCCAGGAGGCTTCGCCTCCTGGACCTCCACCAAGGGCAAAGCCCTTGGAACCCGATACTCTGTGCCGCGCAGCGCGAATGGGATCCAAGGGCCTTGTGGCCCGTCACGCGAAGGCGTGCCTGCGCACGACGTGGGTCAAGGGCGAAGCCCTTGCCTTACGCCGCCCCGGCCCGCGTCGGACGTGTCTGCGCCGCGCCGTTGCGAACCAGCGTGACCGCCGTATTGACCAGGGCGATATGGCTGA from Rhodovastum atsumiense harbors:
- a CDS encoding efflux RND transporter permease subunit, with the protein product MSFSTPFILRPVATVLLAIGILLAGAVAYRFLPVAALPSVDIPTVVVFASRPGADPETMATSIAAPLERRLGEIAGVTELTSTSAVGSTSIVVQFDLSRDIDGAAHDVQAAINAATPDLPSDLPTRPYFRKFNPAEMPVITLALTSDTLSPAQVYDAADSVLAQRLSQVEGVAAVQVNGAEKPAVRVRLNPAALAAAGLSAQDVTTAIRAANVNGPLGGFQGPDRAETIGLNNQLMKAADYRGLVLKSSNGATLRLSDVASVIDGVANTRLAAWFGRHPAILLNVTKTAGANVIETVDRVKAVLPLLQSWMPPDIHLTILSDRTQSIRASVDDVQLTLLMSVGLVLMVVALFMRRLVPTIAAMVTVPLSIAGTLAAMWLYGFSLNNFSLMALTVATGFVVDDAIVMIENIVRHMERGTPPLQAAIVGARQIGFTVVSISLSLVAVFIPVLFMGGILGRLFHEFATTLTLAIAISAVVSLTLTPMLCGQFMRPDQPGTAAAPRRASLWTRLDALLDRGFRRLQHGYADSLAWALRWRWLMLLATFATIGLTIWLYTAVPKGFLPTQDTGLLQGSTLAGPEISFAAMTERQRAVVEVLLADPAIEAVGSTIGVSSGWGSQNRGQLTIALKPYAQRGVTADQVIARLRPQLARVGAMQTFLWAAQDMRGGGRQGADNQFVLLGPDLAEVRQWSERLTARLRVTPGITDVSSDQDRAGPQANLVIDREAAARLGVSVNAIDAALDNAFAQRQVSIIYTARNQYRVVVEVDPRLQDDPTDLFHLFVPGRNGTQVPIGAVTRLERGSAPLAVRHQGQFPAATISYGTAPGTAEGSAAAAVQQAALDLRMPDTLRTDFAGNARWLAQSLSSQPYLIGAAFLAIYIVLGVLYESLTQPITIISTLPSAGLGALLAMLVTNTPLGIMGIIGILLLMGIVKKNAIMMIDFALEQERQHGLSPQQAIHAACLERFRPIMMTTLAALLSAVPLALGFGTGGELRQPLGIAVIGGLIVSQALTLYTTPIISLALQRRRSKAVPAPAE
- a CDS encoding multidrug efflux RND transporter permease subunit; this encodes MNISAPFIARPIATGLLAVAVMLAGLLGYRALPVSALPQVDFPTIQVTTQLPGANPDTVATLITASLERQFGQIQGLSTMTSTSSEGTSQITLQFSLERSIDSAAQDVQAAINASAGTLPVNLPYPPVYAKVNPADAPILTLALMSEAITLDRVSDAADTLLQPKLSQIDGVGRVAVQGNMRPAVRVRVDPARLAAYGLSLEDVRSAVAAANVNGAKGGFDGPRQAFALDANDQLVSPEAYRDLVIAWRSTAPVRLSDVGSVIGGVENDRVAAWYHGPDGQTRKAVLLDIQRQPGANIVQTVERIRQALPQLQRAMPSAIRMVVVTDRTETIRASVADVQFTLVLAIVLVVLVIYVFLRSWRATAIPAVALPLSLIGTFGVMALCGYGLDNLSLMALTVATGFVVDDAIVMIENVVRYIEAGEGPLAAAYKGARQIGFTIVSLTVSLIAVFIPLLFMTGVVGRLFSEFAVTLSVAVVVSAVISLTLTPMMCGRLLRPSAEEKPGWVARAFDAGFHRLLAGYATTLRWSLRHQTLMLVLAAATLAGTVALYVVVPKGFLPQQDTGVIVAVTEAAQSISIPRMSALQERAADIVREDPAVVSVASFVGAGAINPTPNTGRLTIALKPRRQRDADAATIAARLQQRLAGIPGLSIFMQPVQDIQIGTRVSRTQYQYTLMDTDPVELSRWAPRLLERLRASPVLRDVASDQQDEGFRTFVRIDRDAALRLGVSMQAVQDTLYDAFGQRQISTIFAQANQYRVVLEADPAWQADPNALQRLRVPGSAATVGNNQVPLSAIARIERVTAPLAVTRQAQFPSVTLSFNLAPDASLGEAVRTVAEAEQEIGLPATISGNYSGDAAEFQKSLSSQPWLILAAVVVIYIVLGVLYESLIHPVTILSTLPSAGIGALLALMLVGEDLSLVALVGLVLLMGIVKKNAIMMVDFAIEAERERGIAPEAAIEEASLLRFRPIMMTTMAALLGALPLVIEQGTGSELRFPLGVTIVGGLLLSQVLTLYTTPAIYLAFEKLRLRFFRAPRTAPAE
- a CDS encoding efflux RND transporter periplasmic adaptor subunit, yielding MRRLLILLLVLGAIGGGVYWWTHLRVPSAPPVAQGGRSGRPMGGPADIIPVLVAPAGRQDVPIYLEGLGTVQASATVTVRAMVDGPLLEVRFREGQDVRAGDVLARIDPRTYQAALDQAIAKKKQDEAQLANARLDAARYAKLASTNFISAQQADTARAQVAQLEAQVQSDQAQIDSARTQLSYTTITAPIEGRVGFRQVDAGNIVRAGDQTGLAVITTLRPILVQFTLPQQALAQVAAAMAEGPAEVLAVPQDTAPVPTRPVLDRGVLTVLDNQVDAATGTIRLRARFPNERLALWPGAFVTARLKVETLRDTTVVPPVAVQRGPQGPYVYVANANDTASRRLVKVGHEDMLLAVVTEGLAPGEQVVVDGASRLTDGAKISIVRPSGAEPPASQPRRGPPETASRRAPGAT
- a CDS encoding ABC transporter ATP-binding protein, which encodes MSDIILATEGLTKEFRGFIAVNDVTLRVRAGTIHALIGPNGAGKTTCFNLLTKFLQPTRGTIHFKDRDITGMRPAEVARLGLVRSFQISAVFAHLSALENVRVALQRARGGSFDFWRSEEVLHHYDHRARELLEDVGLGDHVDTPAVALSYGRKRALEIATTLALDPEMMLLDEPTAGMTHEDVERIVALIRRVRRGRTILMVEHNLSVVEGLCDTLTVLTRGRVLAEGDYAAVSNNPEVISAYLGTVDA
- a CDS encoding efflux transporter outer membrane subunit, encoding MTLPSPPGLRAVLPVLAVVPLLAACTLGPAYQRPDAAQPVAWQADAPAGAPVWPAADWWKGFRSAELDALIAQAQTANFDIAAATARIRQADAALRIAGAPLLPSVSATGQETWNRVALSRRTGSSSLGGISKSTYYETRNYELSLSASYEIDLWGRLRATRDAALGTALASRFDQQTVALTAVTGVANAWFQVLALQDRLDIAERNLRDAETTLRAIEGRASVGTASLLDVSQQQALVAGLRAQVPALRSQLTQQLNGLGILTGQLPEAITARPGTLNTLALPEVAPGLPSELLARRPDIANAEAQLMAANADIRVARAAFFPQVPLTLSGGWQVYSVNALFGPGSLFAQAAIGATQQIFNNGQLSAQLEQQKARYDELVATYRKAVVQAFTDVENALAAYRYTTEQERLERDAVTTAQRAADIARAQLLAGTSDIVQVLQAQTTLFNNLDLLAQVRLTRFQALVDLYKALGGGWTRDATAPPETKLFQGVL